TCCAGTAATTCAGTCCAATTAATCCACCTACATACTGATTACCACTTACATGACCTGTAGAGTAACATTTTTCTAGTGTATTATCGTAGCATAAAGATCCAATTAATCCCCCCAATTTACTGTTTCCACTTACAGCACCTGTAGCATAGCAGTTAGTTATTGGACAATACCTCCAATTCGTCCCAACTAATCCCCCTATTTCACCGCCCGCACTACTTACATTACCAGTGGCATAACAGCTAGTTATTTTACCGGTTATATGCATCCCAACCAATCCACCTACGCTTCCGCCACCATAAACATTGCATTCAGAGTAACAATTTTCTATATCCTCACTCGACCAATTCCGACCAACTAATCCTCCAACTTCCCCACCGCCAGTTACAGATCCGGTAGTGTAGCAATTCTTTAATTTTCCACCGAGTGTTCCAACCAACCCCCCTGTGTATGTCAGCCCAGTTATATTAACATCTATTAAACCAACATTTTTTATTTCTGATGTATTGGTTGGCCTTCCAAATAATCCAACATAAGCGACACTTCTATTTATTTTGAGTCCTGTTATCGTGTGCCCTTTGCCGTCAAAAGTTCCTGTGAAAAAATAAATAGGATCAAATCCTTGCCCCCCATTATATAAAGCTCCGCCTGGATCTTGTGTGCAATAAGTGCAGTCAATATCATTTGCCAACCAATAATTACCAGAAAGATTATCTTTCATAGCTTGTAATTCAAGACAATTATGTATTGCTCCTGCAGCTTCTATTTTAACATTTATATATGTCTCTTTTGTATTCCCTGCCTGATCAAAGGCTTTGGCGTAAACTTTGTAGTCGCCTGATTTAACATCGCTGATATCCCAATCAAAATTATACCAGTTGTAAAGTTCATGTTTCTCATTATTCTTATATAAACGTGTTCCTGTATTATCTTCTTCTCCTTGTTTTTCAGGAGTATCGTCTGGCTCTCCAAGCCATAATTCAAACCTGGCTATTCCAGAGCCATATTCCCCGTCACAAACATAGGTTTTAACACTACAGTTTTTATTAATGTGATAATAACCATCTTGATCAGGCTCTACTGGTTCTCCATCAATGCAAATTACATCTTCCAATTCTCCAAACTTTATTAGATCAAATTGTGGTGTATATTGCTCAAATTCTGTAGCAAGATAGTTCATCTGCTTTTTTGGAGTCAATGATCTCCAGCTTTTATCATCAACTATTCCTTCTACCCATTTCCCGTCATAAAAATATCCAACTCCAGCCCTTTCATAACAATATTCAACTAATCCATCGCAACGAAAGGTATCTAGGCGATCCTTCTTAACACTGCCCTTATAGCCCTTGAAAAAGGCATACGGATTACCCTTTTTTGATTTGCTATTTGTATGATTTTTTTACGTTGAAGATAAGACAATTTTGTGGTTTTTACGCCCCAGAACTTACCATCATCATAAAACTTTTGAAATGTTATTTTGTTTTTTCCAAATCCCTGAACGCCATTATCGGCTGATTGAATAATAAAATGTTTTTCATAATTCTCAGGTTCCGCAACATGGCTAACTTCGTTCTCTGTACTATCCCAGTAATAATATAATCCAGCATGACCTAGAAACCAGAAAGGATTAAGCCCTCCTCCCATGTCAGTGTATATAGCGTCTCCTTTTTCAAATTTCTCTTCCGCATAAATAAAGCAACTAGAGAATATTAACAATAAAATCACTCCTAAAATTTGCAATTTGTTACAGTTTTTCATCTTGACTCCTCAATGTTAAAAGCAGAATCTTTTTATTTTTACCTTATCTGTCCCATCCGGATTCATCATATATAAATAAGATGCTGA
This genomic stretch from bacterium harbors:
- a CDS encoding GLUG motif-containing protein — translated: MTPKKQMNYLATEFEQYTPQFDLIKFGELEDVICIDGEPVEPDQDGYYHINKNCSVKTYVCDGEYGSGIARFELWLGEPDDTPEKQGEEDNTGTRLYKNNEKHELYNWYNFDWDISDVKSGDYKVYAKAFDQAGNTKETYINVKIEAAGAIHNCLELQAMKDNLSGNYWLANDIDCTYCTQDPGGALYNGGQGFDPIYFFTGTFDGKGHTITGLKINRSVAYVGLFGRPTNTSEIKNVGLIDVNITGLTYTGGLVGTLGGKLKNCYTTGSVTGGGEVGGLVGRNWSSEDIENCYSECNVYGGGSVGGLVGMHITGKITSCYATGNVSSAGGEIGGLVGTNWRYCPITNCYATGAVSGNSKLGGLIGSLCYDNTLEKCYSTGHVSGNQYVGGLIGLNYWNCPVNDSFWDTQISGTSYSPGGIGKTTVEMKLKATYTDWDFSSIWDIIEGDGINPETGTYPWLR